In Hamadaea flava, a genomic segment contains:
- a CDS encoding TetR/AcrR family transcriptional regulator: protein MVRERILACAVELFAANGYDATSVQQVVARAGVTKGALYHYFGAKEDLLFEIYHSLLADQLARLDAIVARKADPATTLREIIRSLAETTSENSRAVAVFSREASRLDEERWQTLRAEWRRYQDTVRGIIRDAQESGVFAAYASPEVISWAIFGVNTSMPTWFRPDGPKKAVEIADELADFVLAGLRP from the coding sequence ATGGTCCGCGAACGCATTCTCGCCTGCGCGGTGGAGCTGTTCGCGGCGAACGGGTACGACGCCACCTCGGTCCAGCAGGTGGTGGCGCGGGCCGGGGTGACCAAAGGCGCGCTCTACCACTACTTCGGCGCCAAGGAAGACCTGCTCTTCGAGATCTACCATTCGCTGCTCGCCGATCAGCTGGCCCGGCTGGACGCGATCGTCGCCCGCAAAGCCGACCCCGCCACGACCCTCCGGGAGATCATCCGGTCGCTGGCCGAGACCACGTCGGAGAACTCGCGCGCGGTGGCGGTCTTCTCCCGGGAGGCGTCCCGGCTCGACGAGGAACGCTGGCAGACGTTGCGCGCGGAGTGGCGGCGCTACCAGGACACCGTGCGCGGGATCATCCGGGACGCGCAAGAGTCCGGTGTCTTCGCGGCGTACGCGTCGCCGGAGGTCATCTCCTGGGCGATTTTCGGGGTGAACACCTCGATGCCCACCTGGTTCCGCCCGGACGGCCCGAAGAAGGCCGTCGAGATCGCCGACGAACTGGCCGACTTCGTGCTGGCCGGGCTGCGTCCCTAG
- a CDS encoding protease inhibitor I42 family protein, with translation MRRWLIWSLVAVVAVVGAVVGGVAVYRAATYGDRYDAEHSAVTVSDGSVFTLVVRDRGASVGDYWTATVADPAIAEQVGSELVADSLSDRVFGAAPGGGAGERLITFKATAAGTTTITLSNCFQGCDNDRRKAASSTVSWTVTVER, from the coding sequence ATGCGACGCTGGCTCATCTGGTCCCTCGTGGCGGTAGTCGCCGTCGTCGGCGCGGTGGTCGGCGGCGTCGCCGTGTATCGCGCCGCGACCTACGGCGACCGTTACGACGCCGAGCACTCCGCCGTGACCGTCTCCGACGGATCGGTCTTCACCCTCGTCGTCCGCGACCGTGGCGCGTCGGTGGGCGACTACTGGACCGCCACCGTCGCGGACCCGGCGATCGCCGAACAGGTCGGCTCGGAACTGGTCGCCGACAGCTTGTCCGACCGCGTCTTCGGCGCGGCGCCGGGCGGTGGGGCCGGCGAGCGGCTGATCACCTTCAAGGCGACGGCGGCCGGCACCACCACGATCACGCTGAGCAACTGCTTCCAGGGCTGCGACAACGACCGGCGGAAGGCCGCGTCGTCAACGGTCAGCTGGACTGTGACCGTCGAGCGCTGA
- a CDS encoding alpha/beta hydrolase has product MSGDQRTPSRPRLIRRTLGLTGTALAVLFACLALTPSLLPRPWPLQGVACGLTAATGYALGATLGAVVRVFWQRPPPVPARIAWRVLAVVGPASLAVFLWLGARWQQTLRQRLDMDPVGVHHVLGTVVVGLATFGVLLLLARVLRLFTRFLTQLLGRWIPRPIAVTAGCLVVAYASVGIVQNFLVDGTFNVISQAASLTNGETAPGVKRPLSGLRSGGTNSFVAWDALGKQGRSFIGNAPTRQEITAFTGAPAVDPIRVYVGLDSAETAHERAQLALRELDRTKAFTRAVLGVVIATGTGWVDENVTDALEYMHGGNTALVSMQYSYLPSWLSFVVDQEKVQQTTRELVEAVHDRWAAMPEQSRPKLVVFGESLGAYGIESAYGSLDALAAGTDGALLVGPPFANPIWGNLVRHRDPGTPVWDPVYRDGSIVRFADEAEELRTPIAPVGPKVVYLQNSSDPVVWFSPELLIRPPAWLKGPRGPDVPERMRWYPGITFWQTLLDLAFANEVPPGHGHLYGSGVVDGWAALVPPTGWTTEDTARLRTLLDAIVRPE; this is encoded by the coding sequence ATGAGCGGTGATCAACGGACGCCTTCGCGGCCCCGGCTGATCCGGCGGACGCTGGGCTTGACCGGCACCGCGCTGGCCGTGCTCTTCGCCTGCCTGGCCCTGACGCCGTCGCTCCTGCCCCGCCCGTGGCCGTTGCAGGGGGTGGCCTGTGGACTGACGGCGGCCACCGGGTACGCCCTCGGCGCCACACTGGGCGCGGTCGTCCGCGTGTTCTGGCAGCGGCCGCCGCCGGTCCCGGCCCGGATCGCCTGGCGCGTACTGGCCGTCGTCGGCCCCGCCTCGCTGGCCGTGTTCCTCTGGCTGGGCGCCCGCTGGCAGCAGACCCTGCGGCAGCGGCTCGACATGGACCCCGTCGGCGTCCACCATGTCCTCGGCACCGTCGTCGTCGGGCTGGCGACGTTCGGCGTACTGCTGCTGCTGGCGCGCGTGCTGCGGCTGTTCACCCGGTTCCTCACTCAACTGCTCGGCCGCTGGATCCCCCGGCCCATCGCCGTCACGGCGGGCTGCCTCGTCGTCGCGTACGCCTCGGTCGGGATCGTGCAGAACTTCCTCGTCGACGGCACCTTCAACGTCATCAGCCAGGCGGCCTCGCTGACCAACGGGGAGACCGCGCCCGGCGTCAAGCGTCCCCTGTCCGGCCTGCGATCGGGCGGGACCAACTCGTTCGTCGCCTGGGACGCGCTGGGCAAACAGGGCCGGTCGTTCATCGGCAACGCGCCGACCCGGCAGGAGATCACGGCGTTCACCGGTGCACCCGCCGTCGACCCGATCCGGGTCTACGTGGGACTCGACTCGGCCGAGACCGCGCACGAGCGGGCACAACTCGCGCTCCGCGAACTCGACCGGACCAAAGCCTTCACCCGGGCCGTGCTCGGCGTCGTCATCGCGACCGGCACCGGCTGGGTCGACGAGAACGTCACCGACGCGCTGGAGTACATGCACGGCGGGAACACCGCACTCGTCTCGATGCAGTACTCCTACCTGCCCAGCTGGCTCTCGTTCGTGGTCGACCAGGAGAAGGTCCAGCAGACCACCCGGGAACTCGTCGAGGCGGTCCACGACCGCTGGGCGGCGATGCCCGAACAGAGCCGGCCCAAGCTCGTCGTCTTCGGTGAGAGCCTCGGCGCGTACGGGATCGAGTCGGCGTACGGGAGTCTCGACGCGCTGGCCGCCGGGACCGACGGCGCGCTGCTGGTCGGGCCGCCGTTCGCCAATCCGATCTGGGGCAACCTCGTCCGCCACCGCGACCCCGGTACGCCCGTCTGGGACCCCGTCTACCGGGACGGCTCCATCGTGCGGTTCGCCGACGAGGCCGAGGAGCTGCGTACGCCGATCGCCCCGGTCGGCCCGAAGGTCGTCTACCTGCAGAACTCCTCGGACCCCGTCGTCTGGTTCAGCCCGGAGCTGCTCATCCGGCCACCGGCCTGGCTGAAGGGACCCCGTGGGCCGGACGTGCCGGAGCGGATGCGCTGGTACCCCGGGATCACGTTCTGGCAGACCCTGCTGGACCTGGCCTTCGCCAATGAGGTGCCACCCGGCCACGGGCACCTCTACGGCTCCGGGGTGGTCGACGGCTGGGCGGCGCTGGTGCCGCCGACCGGCTGGACGACCGAAGACACCGCCCGCCTGCGTACGCTGCTCGACGCGATCGTCCGGCCCGAGTGA
- a CDS encoding pyridoxamine 5'-phosphate oxidase family protein, translating into MTRSWLTGPTPTRKLPRDRIEERILNLLGSQNMCVLATTGADGPLATPVRFYAHEFTVMFTASPKSPKMRNLAADPRVSIGVFAPLVGLASSRGAQLFGTARVLEPGDPDRERYWPSFRWENEHAERGRSLAEPPADSLVVVEPERIVYTEHWLRRDGYAPRQFWRRSA; encoded by the coding sequence ATGACGCGCTCCTGGCTGACCGGTCCCACGCCCACCCGCAAGCTTCCCCGCGATCGGATCGAGGAGCGCATCCTGAACCTGCTCGGCTCGCAGAACATGTGCGTGCTGGCGACGACCGGCGCAGACGGGCCGCTGGCGACACCGGTTCGGTTCTACGCCCACGAGTTCACAGTCATGTTCACCGCGTCGCCGAAATCGCCCAAGATGCGGAATCTGGCCGCTGATCCGCGCGTGTCGATCGGCGTGTTCGCGCCGCTCGTCGGGCTGGCCAGCAGTCGTGGCGCGCAGCTGTTCGGCACGGCTCGCGTACTCGAACCGGGCGACCCGGACCGGGAACGGTACTGGCCGTCGTTCCGCTGGGAGAACGAGCACGCCGAGCGCGGCCGATCACTGGCCGAACCCCCGGCCGACTCGCTGGTGGTCGTGGAGCCTGAGCGGATCGTCTACACCGAACACTGGTTGCGCCGCGACGGGTACGCCCCGCGCCAGTTCTGGCGCCGCAGCGCCTGA
- a CDS encoding DUF6232 family protein — translation MSDEVFLVRETAVKAFSINQLRDVFVEIHGRRGPVYELRAVYYGQLISLFRTTDQRLFGQIKRALIRALENSDRV, via the coding sequence GTGAGCGATGAGGTCTTCCTGGTACGCGAGACCGCCGTGAAGGCCTTCTCGATCAACCAGTTGCGCGACGTCTTCGTCGAGATCCACGGGCGGCGCGGCCCGGTCTACGAACTGCGGGCCGTCTACTACGGACAGCTGATCAGCCTGTTCCGGACCACGGATCAGCGACTGTTCGGGCAGATCAAACGAGCCCTGATCCGGGCGCTGGAGAACAGCGACCGCGTGTGA
- a CDS encoding MDR family MFS transporter has product MTAVTAEAGAVGAPALTSRRRNAIFATIALGMLLAALDQTIVSTALPTIVGDLGGATHLSWVVTAYMLAETIATAIAGKLGDLFGRRLIFQISVVIFVVASAFCGLANSMIWLIVWRGVQGVGAGGLMVTAMALIADYIPLRQRGKYQGAMGAVFGLSSVFGPLLGGLFTDHLTWRWAFYVNVPLGILVMIVSFTTMPAVARGARPIIDYLGIAVIAAASSAAILLTSWGGVEYDWNSPIIIGLGIGAVVGFALFVLVERRAREPMLPLRLFANPVFTVCGALSFLVGFAMFGALTYLPTFMQFVQGVSATESGLRMIPMVIGLFITSITSGTIVGRTGRYKLFPILGNAVTAAGLFLLSTMNASSSIITVSLFLFILGLGIGLSMQVLTIVVQSAVPYADLGVATSGVSFLRTLGSCFGVAVFGTIYSNALSDRVSAASAQLPAGVNPQLLSTPEGVHALPEPFKSTVVDAYASSLQTVFRWAVPVAVLAVLIALLLKEVPLRDTARAAAGDLDEGFATPRSSDRVPILEKAISRIWLAKGPAAAPGIVAASGGRLDTAQAWCVAHVALFDQHRGGAQVSAIARSHDLPDAILEPSVRDCADAGFVTIDGDDLTLTPAGRAEFDRLAEAWAAWLQREVGVTTVGSEMTDEEFRTALRLAARELVTSDQHDELALAGRS; this is encoded by the coding sequence ATGACCGCAGTCACGGCCGAGGCCGGCGCGGTCGGCGCTCCGGCGCTGACCTCCCGACGACGGAACGCGATCTTCGCGACGATCGCGCTCGGGATGCTGCTCGCCGCGCTCGATCAGACGATCGTGAGCACGGCGCTGCCCACCATCGTCGGCGATCTCGGCGGCGCCACGCACCTGTCCTGGGTGGTCACCGCGTACATGCTCGCGGAGACGATCGCGACCGCGATCGCCGGCAAGCTGGGTGACCTGTTCGGCCGGCGGCTGATCTTCCAGATCAGCGTGGTGATCTTCGTGGTGGCCTCGGCGTTCTGCGGGCTCGCCAACTCGATGATCTGGCTGATCGTGTGGCGGGGCGTGCAGGGCGTCGGCGCGGGCGGCCTGATGGTCACCGCGATGGCCCTGATCGCGGACTACATCCCGCTGCGGCAGCGCGGCAAGTATCAGGGCGCGATGGGCGCGGTCTTCGGGCTGTCCTCGGTCTTCGGCCCGCTGCTCGGCGGGCTGTTCACCGATCACCTGACCTGGCGGTGGGCGTTCTACGTCAACGTGCCGCTCGGCATCCTGGTCATGATCGTGTCGTTCACGACGATGCCGGCGGTCGCCCGGGGCGCCCGGCCGATCATCGACTACCTCGGCATCGCGGTCATCGCCGCCGCGTCCAGCGCCGCGATCCTGCTGACCAGCTGGGGCGGCGTCGAATACGACTGGAACTCGCCGATCATCATCGGCCTGGGCATCGGCGCGGTCGTCGGCTTCGCACTGTTCGTCCTGGTCGAACGCCGGGCGCGCGAACCGATGCTGCCGCTACGGCTGTTCGCCAACCCCGTCTTCACGGTCTGCGGCGCGCTCAGCTTCCTGGTCGGCTTCGCGATGTTCGGCGCACTCACCTACCTGCCGACCTTCATGCAGTTCGTCCAGGGCGTCTCGGCGACCGAGTCCGGGCTGCGCATGATCCCGATGGTGATCGGGTTGTTCATCACCTCGATCACGTCCGGCACCATCGTCGGGCGCACCGGGCGGTACAAGCTGTTCCCGATCCTGGGCAACGCGGTCACCGCCGCCGGGCTGTTCCTGCTCTCGACGATGAACGCCTCGTCGTCGATCATCACCGTGTCGCTGTTCCTGTTCATCCTGGGCCTCGGCATCGGCCTGAGCATGCAGGTGCTGACGATCGTCGTGCAGAGCGCCGTCCCGTACGCCGACCTCGGAGTGGCCACCTCCGGGGTGAGCTTCCTGCGTACGCTGGGCAGCTGTTTCGGGGTGGCCGTCTTCGGCACGATCTACAGCAACGCCCTTTCGGACCGGGTCTCCGCGGCGTCGGCCCAGCTGCCCGCCGGGGTGAATCCGCAGCTGCTGTCCACCCCGGAGGGTGTGCACGCCCTGCCCGAACCGTTCAAGTCGACGGTCGTCGACGCGTACGCGTCCTCGCTGCAGACGGTGTTCCGCTGGGCGGTGCCGGTCGCGGTCCTGGCGGTCCTCATCGCGCTGCTGCTCAAGGAGGTCCCGCTGCGCGACACCGCCCGGGCGGCCGCCGGCGACCTCGACGAGGGCTTCGCGACACCGCGCAGCTCGGACCGGGTGCCGATCCTGGAGAAGGCGATCTCCCGGATCTGGCTGGCCAAGGGGCCGGCCGCCGCACCCGGGATCGTGGCCGCGTCCGGTGGTCGCCTCGACACCGCGCAGGCGTGGTGCGTGGCGCATGTGGCGCTGTTCGACCAGCATCGCGGCGGCGCCCAGGTCTCGGCCATCGCCCGCAGCCACGACCTGCCCGACGCGATCCTGGAGCCGAGCGTACGCGACTGCGCGGACGCCGGATTCGTCACGATCGACGGCGACGACCTGACGCTGACCCCGGCCGGGCGGGCCGAGTTCGACCGGCTCGCCGAGGCGTGGGCGGCCTGGTTGCAACGCGAGGTCGGTGTCACCACTGTGGGCAGTGAGATGACCGACGAGGAGTTCCGAACCGCACTCCGACTGGCGGCGCGGGAGCTGGTCACCAGCGACCAGCACGACGAGCTGGCCCTCGCTGGACGCTCCTGA
- a CDS encoding anti-sigma factor: MSHDLLAAYALDAVDAAERGDVERHLGGCAECTRELASFHRTLGEYAQGTEPVEPPASLRSAVLTAIGSTPQTAGVVRTPLRRRVRRVALVAGVAAAVAFGALAVQQLWPSGTRPSDAIAAVLAAPDAREQHTTVTGGGEITAVISDERAQAVVTVRGLPTSDTSHAYQLWIIRVNGQPESVDVLEPGDGDDVRLLDGIGDAIVYGVTREPPGGSAVPTLPMLAGVPLD, translated from the coding sequence GTGAGTCATGACCTGCTCGCGGCGTACGCCTTGGACGCGGTCGACGCGGCCGAACGCGGCGACGTCGAACGGCACCTCGGCGGCTGCGCCGAATGCACTCGGGAGCTGGCTTCCTTCCATCGCACGCTCGGCGAGTACGCCCAAGGCACCGAACCGGTGGAGCCGCCAGCCTCGCTCCGCTCGGCCGTGCTCACCGCGATCGGGTCGACGCCGCAGACGGCCGGGGTCGTCCGGACTCCCCTGCGTCGCCGCGTACGCCGCGTCGCGCTGGTCGCCGGAGTCGCCGCCGCTGTCGCCTTCGGCGCACTGGCCGTGCAGCAACTCTGGCCGAGCGGAACCCGGCCGTCGGATGCGATCGCCGCCGTCCTGGCTGCACCCGACGCGCGGGAACAGCACACGACCGTGACGGGGGGCGGCGAGATCACCGCCGTGATCTCCGACGAGCGGGCGCAAGCCGTCGTCACCGTGCGTGGCCTGCCCACGAGCGACACCTCACACGCGTACCAGCTGTGGATCATCCGGGTCAACGGCCAGCCGGAGTCGGTGGACGTGCTCGAACCGGGCGACGGCGACGACGTACGCCTCCTCGACGGGATCGGCGACGCGATCGTCTACGGCGTGACCCGGGAGCCGCCGGGCGGGTCGGCCGTGCCGACGCTGCCGATGCTCGCCGGCGTCCCCCTCGACTAG
- the sigK gene encoding ECF RNA polymerase sigma factor SigK, with translation MTASLDVLLTRAAEGDQAAFADLYDQVAGRVLGLATRIVRDPAQAEEVAQEALLEVWRTAARFDPAKGSALSYLLAITHRRSVDRVRAAQAGADRERKVAATAATREYDVVAETAEAAFERTQVRVCLDALTAAQREAITLAYWGGRTYREVAELLGVALPTIKTRMRDGLIRLRDCLEVAL, from the coding sequence ATGACCGCGTCGCTCGATGTCCTGCTCACCCGCGCCGCCGAAGGTGACCAGGCGGCGTTCGCCGACCTCTACGACCAGGTCGCCGGGCGCGTCCTCGGGCTCGCGACCCGCATCGTCCGCGACCCGGCCCAGGCCGAGGAGGTCGCGCAGGAGGCGCTCCTCGAGGTCTGGCGTACGGCCGCGCGGTTCGACCCCGCCAAGGGCTCCGCGCTCAGCTACCTGCTCGCGATCACCCATCGCCGTTCAGTTGATCGGGTACGCGCAGCGCAAGCCGGCGCGGACCGGGAGCGGAAGGTGGCGGCGACCGCGGCGACCCGGGAGTACGACGTGGTGGCCGAGACCGCGGAGGCCGCCTTCGAACGCACCCAGGTCCGGGTCTGCCTCGACGCGCTGACCGCCGCTCAGCGGGAGGCCATCACGCTGGCGTACTGGGGCGGGCGGACCTATCGGGAAGTCGCCGAGCTGCTCGGGGTGGCGCTGCCGACGATCAAGACGCGGATGCGCGACGGGCTCATCCGGCTCAGAGACTGTCTGGAGGTGGCGTTGTGA
- a CDS encoding DUF4331 domain-containing protein — MLSLRRRRIFAIAATALVLAGAAYGLGSGGATASSHREASLIAGDPAVDNTDLYAFRSPDRDGYVTFVMNFAPFSDPGGGPNFFPFATDAAYLLHIDNDGDAKEDAVFRWKFNSDDRRGNNTFLYNNGPVTTLDDENLLFRQSYTLESSFNGAPFRTRSTNTPVAPSRVGQASMPDYQKLRDQATVQLQGGWRVFAGQADDPFFLDLRVFDLLYGGDLSEVGQDTLAGFNVNSIVLEVPFKDVALKGDATRNPVIGAWTTTERNRVRISGSKPMLSNDRVQVSRLGNPLVNEVVVPSGLKDAFNSIPPSQDASIQQVVNRVTDPELARLLQAIYQVPAPATPRNDLVEIYLTGITTKANGPIKADLNSQLNNADVSPNRFRPSEMLRLNLSTQISQTPNRLGVLGGDLQGFPNGRRLTDDVVDISVQAVAGAAQSGKLVDALAAGDAVDVNDNDFSGRFPYLALPNTSRGAGTTTPGGTTDPSSAATPMPTDDHGDPLSPSPSVSQNALEGVGDVMTSPTAWAWMGGGLGMGALGFGMWWWMKRRRNTGTPSDPDNPFVPPAE; from the coding sequence ATGCTCAGCCTCCGCCGTCGGCGCATCTTCGCGATCGCCGCCACCGCGCTGGTGCTAGCCGGCGCGGCCTACGGCCTCGGATCGGGGGGCGCCACGGCGTCCAGCCACCGCGAGGCCTCACTCATCGCCGGCGACCCGGCCGTCGACAACACCGACCTGTACGCCTTCCGCAGCCCGGACCGCGACGGCTACGTGACGTTCGTGATGAACTTCGCGCCGTTCTCGGACCCGGGCGGCGGGCCGAACTTCTTTCCGTTCGCGACCGACGCGGCCTACCTGCTGCACATCGACAACGACGGGGACGCCAAGGAGGACGCCGTCTTCCGCTGGAAGTTCAACTCCGACGACCGCCGGGGGAACAACACGTTCCTCTACAACAACGGTCCCGTGACGACACTGGACGACGAGAACCTGCTGTTCCGGCAGTCCTACACGCTGGAGTCGTCATTCAACGGCGCGCCGTTCCGGACGCGTTCGACCAACACTCCGGTGGCGCCGTCCCGGGTGGGTCAGGCGTCCATGCCGGACTACCAGAAGCTGCGCGACCAGGCCACCGTCCAGTTGCAGGGCGGCTGGCGGGTCTTCGCCGGTCAGGCCGACGACCCGTTCTTCCTGGACCTGCGCGTGTTCGACCTGCTGTACGGCGGCGACCTGTCCGAGGTCGGCCAGGACACGCTGGCCGGATTCAACGTGAACAGCATCGTCCTGGAGGTCCCGTTCAAGGACGTGGCGCTCAAGGGAGACGCGACTCGCAACCCGGTCATCGGCGCCTGGACCACCACCGAGCGCAACCGCGTACGCATCAGCGGCAGCAAGCCGATGCTGTCCAACGACCGCGTCCAGGTCTCCCGCCTGGGTAACCCGCTGGTCAACGAGGTCGTGGTCCCGTCCGGGCTGAAGGACGCCTTCAACTCGATCCCACCTTCGCAGGACGCGAGCATCCAGCAGGTCGTCAACCGGGTGACCGATCCGGAACTGGCCCGGCTGCTCCAGGCGATCTATCAGGTCCCCGCACCTGCCACACCACGCAACGACCTGGTGGAGATCTACCTGACAGGCATCACGACCAAGGCGAACGGGCCGATCAAGGCCGATCTCAACTCGCAGCTGAACAACGCCGACGTCTCGCCGAACCGGTTCCGGCCGTCGGAGATGCTGCGGCTGAACCTGTCGACCCAGATCAGCCAGACGCCCAACCGCCTGGGCGTGCTCGGCGGCGACCTGCAGGGCTTCCCGAACGGTCGGCGGCTCACCGACGACGTCGTGGACATCAGCGTCCAGGCCGTCGCCGGGGCGGCGCAGAGCGGCAAGCTCGTGGACGCCCTGGCGGCGGGCGACGCCGTCGACGTCAACGACAACGACTTCTCGGGCCGGTTCCCGTACCTGGCCCTGCCGAACACCAGCCGGGGCGCGGGAACCACCACTCCTGGTGGAACCACGGACCCGTCGAGCGCGGCCACCCCGATGCCGACCGACGACCACGGCGACCCCCTGTCGCCGTCCCCCTCGGTGTCGCAGAACGCGCTCGAGGGCGTCGGCGACGTCATGACCTCGCCCACCGCGTGGGCCTGGATGGGCGGCGGACTCGGAATGGGCGCACTCGGCTTCGGGATGTGGTGGTGGATGAAGCGCCGCCGCAACACCGGCACGCCGTCCGATCCGGACAACCCGTTCGTCCCGCCGGCCGAGTGA
- a CDS encoding tetratricopeptide repeat protein, which translates to MKAFLAVIGVAAALTLGAALLVPTHTTLRPATAQPVKAQKKDQVAQLQQRLGEVPGDWRSWAALGVAYVEKARTTADPAYYPKADGALAESVRLRPGNADGLAGQAALANARHDFTAARDRAQRALAADPYHSIALAAVADAYTQLGEPDKATDAVQRLLDIKPGLPAYARGAYDLEQHGRTADAVRLWQLALESVSAAEDRAFIEANLGDLTKDAAHYRAALAAEPGNAQATAGLARLENRLDLWAQVTARTPAPTLLIEYADALAKAGRTDEAQTRLALAEAGLRLFAEAGGRDDLGEAELAVAEGDYEKAVAAARREWQRRKFADVADVLAWALHLAGRHAEALDWIHLASKLGNPKYAAHRSAIEGAKR; encoded by the coding sequence ATGAAGGCGTTCCTCGCGGTGATCGGGGTGGCCGCGGCCCTCACCCTCGGCGCCGCCCTGCTCGTACCGACGCACACCACCCTGCGGCCGGCAACGGCACAGCCGGTGAAAGCGCAGAAGAAGGATCAGGTCGCCCAGTTGCAGCAGCGGCTCGGCGAGGTGCCGGGGGACTGGCGCAGCTGGGCGGCGCTCGGCGTGGCCTATGTGGAGAAGGCCCGGACGACGGCCGATCCGGCGTACTACCCGAAGGCCGACGGTGCGCTCGCGGAGTCGGTGCGCCTGCGGCCCGGCAACGCCGACGGGCTGGCCGGTCAGGCCGCGCTCGCCAACGCCCGGCACGACTTCACCGCCGCCCGGGACCGGGCCCAACGGGCCCTCGCGGCGGACCCGTACCACTCGATCGCGCTGGCCGCTGTGGCGGATGCGTACACCCAGCTCGGAGAGCCGGACAAGGCCACCGACGCGGTACAGCGGCTGCTCGACATCAAGCCCGGCCTGCCCGCGTACGCCCGCGGCGCGTACGACCTGGAGCAGCACGGTCGGACTGCCGACGCCGTCCGGTTGTGGCAGCTCGCCCTGGAGTCCGTGAGCGCGGCGGAGGACAGGGCCTTCATCGAGGCCAATCTGGGCGACCTGACCAAGGACGCCGCACATTACCGCGCCGCGCTCGCGGCCGAGCCAGGCAACGCACAGGCGACCGCCGGGCTGGCGCGGCTGGAGAACCGCCTCGACCTGTGGGCACAGGTGACCGCCCGGACCCCGGCCCCGACCCTGCTCATCGAGTACGCCGACGCACTCGCGAAGGCCGGTCGCACGGACGAGGCGCAGACGCGGTTGGCGCTGGCCGAGGCGGGACTGCGTCTGTTCGCCGAAGCGGGCGGACGGGATGACCTCGGCGAGGCCGAGCTGGCCGTCGCCGAGGGCGACTACGAAAAGGCCGTCGCGGCCGCCCGACGGGAATGGCAGCGCCGCAAGTTCGCCGACGTCGCCGACGTCCTGGCCTGGGCGCTGCACCTGGCCGGACGGCACGCCGAGGCGCTCGACTGGATCCACCTCGCGAGCAAGCTCGGCAACCCCAAGTACGCCGCCCACCGCAGCGCGATCGAAGGAGCGAAACGATGA